One window of Drosophila busckii strain San Diego stock center, stock number 13000-0081.31 chromosome 3L, ASM1175060v1, whole genome shotgun sequence genomic DNA carries:
- the LOC108600097 gene encoding nucleosome-remodeling factor subunit NURF301 isoform X3 encodes MSGRGSRKRGRPPKTPNERNSGRFNYQLLKKPKYLSDGKSQPSTPSASRCISPQSDDNSRSSTNNRSSRGAGGAKRGRGRKSNVHANTSTNSYGGRKGYESEYHYGSDFGDSDEEKSDNEDDMLLTPSDDESIDAGNESESEFSVCSFTQNGVGRPPRPPSPEPVWLQDGREYEPLELPESSEDLFIGNAYALRALSIYEVLRRFRHLVRLSPFRFEDFCAAMVSDEQSALLTDVHITLLKAILREEDAQGTHFGPLDQKDSVNIGLYLIDAITWPEVLRSYVESDKDFDRKVYQILSQGEYPYTSVDHRMVVLQFLADQFLTANSVRDVMVQEGPIHYDDHCRSCHRLGDLLCCETCPAVYHLECVDPPMVDVPTEDWQCGLCRSHKISGVMDCVLPQEKQGVLIRHDSLGVDRHGRKYWFIARRIFVEDQVDGSCWYYSSVPKLQLLLKRMDPVELESRLYAQLIERQDEIERQMSLTESLTNENKHSKRTQLELEQEATQELLEKDTPESTESAAENVKKNEDNKMVTRQKTIQLNSGTLYFKLGMEQGYKNYVNQYANNLIALNKPQRNEERDKRRHLSHKFSLTTASDFKWVGITMGTYDSIVTTLRQTLINFESNMAASFMNPNWVHNKKLWNNAVMNAKRATDFAAVMLLFQASLKSVVFANVWHEQLGHIQLQRISSSEREERKKLEKREKRERDDEEERNRLAFNYIKYSLGLKHQVWKQKGEEYRVHGQWGWLWLSSSRRCGVRVRRTRAQPLTHCRIYVHYRLEHEQPKDSEQEQADKKPVNEVILVDPRTQRFMQQCESIKQEGQVCHYLPEQYTNVRVIEDVQQRVSGQIDVSKALNAPARLYYTKVARKSRLDELLERRTKLAEVEQQLAIKTDTPADIKPQIVPASTVVPKQTYLEKRLLRLTEAAGKSVSSNVNLDLVNSLARQIQTVRLQFSQLNRFAKTFRCYTKECNTNSNAVSQITQNTCYSPLCLQKARAKKELLLLLRKAHTAGNGSKETVAAILGAVKKPSILEQKLTEGKKDAVQQLTMDEAEDHKLAEAETPLDLLSDWDQARAHAVAFDEKLLLTDCLLTPETQATEKTAMVATVKQEESSLSVDASTQDSDKMDFMESMDVCSNVEIESTEDSLAATTSAVSSTANDDVDLYASARKKRTQKSKKVYIGTKDVLDQTLDKDIPLNKQNRRFPITPRPVKREDVTKYEREYFENGNERVYSASSTRGRVYLMRDAAKLYEQNSTKVEDNKTTVIKKPTYARYPLISNFLTHKQKRSLLVLPRYELLKLARLAGRSPSSGFHHAAKNNSIWPYQCSRPLFRTCWSYRTSNATTLSTIALQLRILWCCLRWDDMIAKPPSADGKHQVTTENEIVTLELLKLRHAGRFGEKTSYLRRKVVIPLEMPKTIREVTSIRSGLRKRKRAESPQPTEPQITEEWVDEDKLELWEIKFIGEKQEKARVATVTRSVASRQLESINGSALNANSNGSPGGRILLAAKPGDDVKDKMEQQLKLQRAVHQQRKVLNSGEIVRSSTPVKGQVIGSRRVIVKNPDGTTRIIQQAVTQVPRAIAAATTTASSSPSANASTSGAASAPAAPHKVQIIRGPDGKVSVRGLNPGQQLVQMPDGKLHVLTTTSATANASAIGVKGKLPVKALATGGATHAATSATSTTVTSSSPSGLIKQIAMKQVNVTKSPATQTLPSTQRVTLPLTQVKNKIMLAQQQQSVSASSSGVQKLLPKVVTGTGSPATQQMFVQGGSKLLVTQGAQGQKVIISATSNAQQQQQQQQIVQQQVQPAPQQQQQQQIVVNQQLASQPTQKVIQQIVNTSNVQQQIVVGGQRIILSPGQTIVTQRNVPQSQALQMVQQQIQTQQHIVQPQQQQQQQQQFVVQSSSPASQTKMVKQLVVQQPQQQQQQQQLAQVAIEEKPQTSNNTDNSDSTTQQVLVPNSTLAQQLAQGKLQVATINGQQVIVKPLGNNQAQIVAHIKHQNDGNAHIVTNNTTTASPQCSPTKQPMLQQTVGHQAPQQQVVVQQQQVQVQQQQQPQQQQQQQQQIVQQVQMQQQQQPQQQTMSVEENLLQNQPPGTVIKCVTAQVLQTEHGPRIVLQGLVGNDFTAQQLQLVQTQVKQQLMKAQESNGKLGVLGPTKIYLAVQPEQPVAQSQPPPLTPVHQSSTHQQTNNNSNNNHNNNRSSNESTTLAANIEESDQQNNTAIVTDNIELAAADKHNAANNNFQTNTLEYVTTSELLQGDAEQSENFVVTSNYIQESITNALKQGNLSPELEEKLVNMRKKQETLGEWTPSINRAEGGASTSNRRRTVSRQSNHNINNDDEEWKMRTPSKRQIVPNNHYNNATKNNRKPVGLASTISASSSEQLHENEPNLSESKQQQLERHKDLLKKSILRKRSLLERNLQSEIRDEVDAKVRRHVRAMSTTTPEKQPENECTPLFVDRLKERNSEQKRSSVRPTIRHSLAAESNTLHNRHSAGRPKKLSRKKEKLYCICRKPYDDTKFYVGCDLCSNWFHGDCVNITEEASKKLTEFICIDCQKARETQQLYCSCRQPYDESQFYICCDKCQDWFHGRCVGIVQSEAEYIDEYVCPECQRNSDASAANMKSLTQTEIVELKTLIKQIQSHKSAWPFMEPVDPEEAPDYYKVIKEPMDLKKMESKLESSNYTRLAEFIGDMTKIFDNCRYYNPKESSFYKCAEALESFFVQKIKSFRESVVGQGN; translated from the exons ATGAGCGGTCGCGGCAGCCGAAAGCGTGGACGTCCACCAAAGACGCCTAACGAGCGTAACTCTGGACGTTTTAACTACCAGCTACTGAAGAAACCCAAATATCTCAGCGATGGAAAATCGCAACCAAGCACACCATCAGCGTCACGATGCATCTCTCCCCAAAGCGACGACAATAGtcgcagcagcaccaacaatcGAAGCAGCCGCGGCGCTGGTGGCGCCAAAAGAGGCCGAGGACGAAAATCTAATGTACACGCCAATACAAGCACCAACAGTTATGGCGGACGAAAag GTTACGAGTCGGAGTATCACTACGGCTCAGACTTTGGAGATTCGGACGAAGAAAAGTCTGATAATGAAGATGATATGCTACTGACACCCAGCGACGACGAAAGCATAGATGCGGGCAACGAGAGCGAATCAGAGTTTTCCGTTTGCAGCTTTACACAGAACGGCGTGGGCCGACCACCACGTCCGCCCAGCCCGGAACCAGTTTGGTTGCAGGATGGTCGTGAATATGAGCCTCTCGAGCTGCCCGAGTCCTCAGAAGACCTATTCATAGGCAACGCGTACGCGCTGCGCGCTTTAAGTATTTACGAAGTATTGCGACGCTTTCGTCATCTGGTGAGATTGTCGCCATTTCGATTCGAGGACTTTTGTGCTGCTATGGTGTCCGACGAGCAGAGCGCACTGCTGACCGACGTACATATAACGCTGCTCAAGGCTATTCTTCGTGAGGAGGACGCCCAAGGCACACACTTTGGACCGCTTGACCAGAAAGACTCGGTGAACATTGGCTTATATCTGATTGATGCAATCACCTGGCCCGAAGTGCTACGCAGTTATGTAGAAAGTGACAAGGATTTCGATCGCAAGGTCTATCAAATACTCAGTCAGGGTGAGTATCCCTACACGAGCGTTGATCATCGAATGGTGGTGCTTCAGTTCTTGGCCGACCAGTTCTTGACGGCCAATTCGGTGCGCGACGTAATGGTGCAGGAAGGTCCCATACACTATGACGATCACTGTCGCTCTTGCCATCGTCTGGGGGACTTACTCTGCTGTGAAACGTGTCCTGCTGTTTACCATCTGGAGTGCGTTGATCCGCCTATGGTTGATGTGCCCACCGAAGATTGGCAATGCGGTCTGTGCCGTTCGCACAAAATCAGTGGTGTCATGGATTGTGTGCTGCCCCAGGAGAAGCAGGGTGTACTCATACGCCACGACAGTCTCGGTGTGGATAGACATGGTCGCAAATATTGGTTTATAGCGCGACGTATCTTTGTAGAGGATCAAGTGGACGGCAGTTGCTGGTACTATAGCAGCGTACCGAAACTACAACTGCTGCTTAAACGTATGGATCCTGTCGAGCTGGAGAGTCGATTGTATGCACAGTTGATAGAGCGTCAGGATGAGATCGAACGTCAAATGAGTCTCACCGAATCGCTAACCAATGAAAACAAGCACAGCAAGCGCacgcagcttgagcttgagcaagAGGCTACACAGGAACTGCTCGAAAAGGACACGCCGGAGAGCACGGAAAGTGCCGCGGagaatgttaaaaaaaatgaggACAACAAGATGGTTACGCGTCAGAAGACAATCCAACTAAATAGTGGCACTCTCTATTTTAAGCTTGGTATGGAACAGGGATATAAGAACTATGTCAACCAGTATGCAAACAATCTCATTGCACTAAATAAGCCGCAGCGCAATGAGGAGCGGGATAAGCGGCGCCATCTCTCGCACAAATTTTCGCTGACCACCGCCTCGGATTTTAAATGGGTCGGCATCACCATGGGTACCTACGATAGCATTGTGACTACGCTGCGTCAAACACTCATCAACTTTGAGTCAAACATGGCTGCGTCCTTTATGAATCCCAACTGggtgcacaacaaaaaattgtggaACAATGCAGTAATGAATGCCAAGCGTGCCACAGACTTTGCAGCTGTTATGCTGTTGTTCCAGGCCTCACTCAAGAGTGTGGTGTTTGCCAATGTGTGGCATGAACAGTTAGGGCACATTCAACTGCAGCGCATTTCGAGTTCAGAGCGTGAGGAGCGCAAGAAGCTGGAGAAGCGCGAAAAGCGAGAACGTGATGATGAGGAGGAGCGCAATCGATTGGcctttaattacattaaatactCGCTGGGCTTGAAGCATCAGGTGTGGAAACAAAAGGGCGAAGAGTACCGTGTACATGGTCAGTGgggctggctctggctctcaAGCAGTCGACGCTGCGGCGTACGTGTGCGTCGAACTCGTGCACAGCCGCTAACTCATTGTCGCATTTATGTACACTATAGACTGGAGCACGAGCAGCCAAAAGACAGTGAACAAGAACAAGCAGATAAGAAGCCGGTTAATGAAGTAATACTCGTTGATCCGCGTACTCAACGCTTCATGCAGCAGTGTGAGTCGATCAAACAAGAAGGACAGGTCTGTCACTATCTCCCGGAGCAGTACACTAACGTCAGGGTTATTGAGGATGTGCAGCAGCGGGTCTCGGGTCAAATTGACGTGAGTAAAGCGCTAAATGCGCCGGCACGCCTCTATTATACCAAGGTAGCTCGGAAGTCGCGTCTAGATGAGCTGCTAGAGCGACGCACTAAGCTGGCTGAAGTGGAACAGCAGTTGGCCATCAAAACCGATACGCCAGCCGACATCAAACCACAGATAGTGCCAGCATCAACTGTCGTCCCCAAGCAAACATACTTGGAGAAACGACTGCTGCGTTTGACTGAAGCGGCGGGCAAGAGTGTCTCATCGAATGTAAACTTGGATCTGGTAAATTCACTGGCCAGGCAGATCCAGACGGTGCGCTTGCAGTTCAGCCAGCTGAATCGCTTCGCCAAGACATTCCGCTGCTACACCAAGGAGTGCAACACCAACTCTAATGCTGTTTCCCAGATCACACAGAACACATGCTACTCGCCGCTCTGTTTACAGAAGGCGCGTGCAAAGAAAGAGCTACTACTATTGCTACGTAAAGCGCACACTGCCGGCAATGGCTCTAAGGAGACTGTGGCCGCCATACTGGGTGCCGTGAAAAAGCCGTCCATTCTCGAGCAGAAGCTTACCGAAGGCAAAAAGGATGCTGTGCAGCAGTTGACTATGGACGAGGCGGAGGACCACAAGTTGGCGGAAGCCGAGACGCCCCTGGATTTGCTTAGCGACTGGGATCAGGCACGTGCGCATGCTGTTGCATTTGATGAGAAGTTGCTGCTCACTGACTGTTTGCTCACCCCAGAGACGCAGGCGACAGAGAAGACGGCAATGGTCGCCACTGTGAAGCAGGAGGAGTCGAGCCTAAGTGTTGACGCGAGCACACAGGACTCTGACAAAATGGATTTCATGGAGAGCATGGATGTGTGCAGTAATGTGGAAATCGAGAGTACGGAGGATTCTCTGGCTGCTACGACCAGCGCTGTAAGCTCTACAGCCAATGACGATGTGGATTTGTATGCAAGCGCACGCAAGAAGCGGACGCAAAAATCTAAGAAGGTCTACATTGGAACCAAAGATGTTTTGGATCAGACACTGGACAAGGACATACcgttaaataagcaaaatcgACGATTTCCTATAACGCCGCGTCCCGTAAAGCGTGAAGATGTCACCAAATATGAGCGCGAATACTTTGAAAATGGCAACGAACGCGTCTATTCGGCCAGCTCTACTCGTGGGCGCGTCTATCTGATGCGCGATGCCGCTAAGTTGTACGAACAAAATTCCACCAAAGTGGAGGATAATAAAACAACAGTCATCAAGAAGCCGACGTATGCGCGCTATCCGCTCATTTCAAACTTTTTGacgcacaaacaaaaacggAGTTTGTTGGTGTTGCCCCGCTACGAGCTGCTCAAGCTGGCACGTTTGGCGGGTAGGAGTCCATCTTCCGGATTTCATCATGCTGCTAAGAATAACTCCATTTGGCCCTATCAATGCTCGAGACCACTGTTCCGCACATGTTGGTCATATCGCACCTCAAATGCTACGACGCTGTCCACCATTGCTCTACAGCTGCGCATACTTTGGTGCTGTTTGCGCTGGGATGATATGATTGCCAAGCCCCCCTCCGCTGATGGCAAACACCAAGTCACAACTGAAAATGAGATTGTCACCTTAGAACTCCTGAAACTTCGCCACGCCGGACGCTTTGGTGAGAAGACAAGCTATCTGCGCCGAAAGGTTGTCATACCACTGGAGATGCCAAAAACAATAAGAG AGGTAACTTCCATTCGATCGGGCTTACGCAAACGGAAGCGTGCAGAATCGCCGCAGCCCACAGAGCCGCAGATCACAGAGGAATGGGTGGACGAAGATAAGCTGGAGCTGTGggaaatcaaatttattggcGAGAAGCAGGAGAAGGCGCGTGTTGCGACCGTTACGCGTTCAGTAGCTTCGCGTCAATTGGAATCTATTAATGGCAGCGCTCTTAATGCCAACTCCAATGGCAGTCCAGGCGGACGTATTTTGTTGGCCGCCAAGCCAGGCGACGATGTGAAGGATAAAATGGAGCAGCAGTTAAAGCTTCAACGTGCTGTCCACCAGCAGCGTAAAGTGCTTAACTCTGGTGAAATCGTACGATCCTCAACACCAG ttaaaggCCAAGTCATTGGCAGTCGTCGTGTAATAGTCAAGAATCCAGATGGCACCACTCGCATTATACAGCAAGCCGTGACACAGGTGCCACgcgcaattgctgctgcaaccaCCACTGCCAGCTCCTCGCCGTCCGCTAATGCATCAACTTCGGGAGCAGCTTCGGCGCCAGCTGCGCCACACAAAGTACAAATTATACGTGGACCAGACGGTAAAGTGAGCGTGCGTGGCTTAAACCCCGGACAGCAGCTGGTGCAGATGCCTGATGGTAAATTGCATGTGCTAACCACCACATCAGCCACAGCAAATGCTTCAGCGATAG GTGTAAAAGGCAAATTGCCGGTTAAGGCTCTGGCTACAGGAGGCGCAACGCACGCAGCTACTTCAGCAACATCGACGACGGTAACCTCAAGTTCGCCATCGGGATTGATTAAGCAAATTGCCATGAAACAAGTGAATGTGACGAAATCACCGGCCACACAAACGCTGCCGTCAACCCAACGTGTAACTTTACCGTTAACACAGGTCAAGAATAAGATAATGctagcacagcagcaacagtcagtATCAGCATCGTCCTCTGGCGTACAAAAATTATTACCCAAAGTGGTGACTGGAACTGGTTCACCTGCCACACAGCAGATGTTTGTGCAGGGTGGCTCTAAGTTGCTTGTAACGCAAGGTGCGCAGGGTCAAAAGGTCATCATATCCGCCACGTCCAatgctcaacagcaacagcagcagcaacaaattgtgcaacaGCAAGTACAACCGgcaccacaacagcagcaacagcaacaaattgttgttaatcaGCAATTGGCCAGTCAACCGACTCAGAAAGTAATACAACAGATTGTAAACACGAGCAatgtgcaacagcaaattgttgttggcggACAACGCATCATTCTGAGTCCCGGCCAGACCATTGTAACACAACGCAATGTGCCACAAAGTCAAGCATTGCAAATGGTgcaacagcaaatacaaaCTCAGCAGCATATTGttcagccacagcagcagcaacaacaacaacaacagtttgtGGTACAATCTTCGTCTCCTGCCTCACAAACCAAGATGGTTAAGCAGTTGGTGGTGCAACAgcctcaacaacaacaacaacagcagcaacttgctcAAGTTGCTATTGAGGAAAAACCACAAACAAGCAATAATACGGATAACAGTGACTCAACTACACAGCAAGTACTGGTGCCAAACTCAACCCTGGCGCAGCAGCTAGCACAGGGCAAACTGCAAGTGGCAACTATAAATGGGCAGCAAGTCATAGTCAAGCCATTGGGGAACAATCAGGCACAGATAGTGGCGCACATAAAACATCAGAACGATGGTAATGCGCATATTGTAACCAACAACACGACAACTGCCAGTCCACAATGTTCCCCCACCAAGCAACCCATGCTGCAGCAAACGGTTGGGCATCAAGCGCCTCAACAACAAGTTGTcgtacagcagcagcaagttcaagtgcagcagcagcagcagccgcagcagcagcagcagcagcagcaacaaattgtgcaacaagttcagatgcagcagcagcaacagccgcagcaacagacCATGAGCGTTGAAGAGAATCTGCTGCAGAATCAACCGCCTGGCACTGTAATCAAATGCGTAACAGCGCAGGTGCTTCAGACTGAGCATGGACCACGAATCGTATTGCAGGGACTGGTGGGCAATGACTTCACAGctcagcaactgcagctggtgCAAACCCAAGTCAAGCAACAGTTAATGAAAG cgcaAGAGTCCAACGGCAAGCTGGGCGTGTTGGGACCCACGAAAATCTATCTGGCTGTGCAGCCCGAGCAGCCGGTGGCGCAGTCACAGCCGCCACCATTAACGCCAGTCCATCAATCGTCCACACATCAACAA accaacaacaacagcaacaacaaccacaacaacaacaggagtAGCAACGAATCCACCACGCTTGCAGCCAATATCGAAGAGAGTGACCAACAGAACAACACAGCCATTGTTACCGACAACATTGAGCTTGCCGCGGCTGATAAGCATAATgccgccaacaacaatttccaGACAAACACACTCGAGTATGTAACAACAAGTGAGTTGTTACAGGGCGATGCAGAGCAGTCCGAGAACTTTGTTGTAACCAGCAACTACATACAAGAAT CCATTACCAATGCCTTGAAACAGGGAAATCTAAGTCCTGAGCTTGAGGAGAAACTGGTTAATATGCGCAAGAAGCAAGAGACTTTGGGAGAATGGACCCCGTCTATAAATCGTGCCGAGGGTGGCGCCAGTACATCCAATCGTCGACGCACTGTCTCACGCCAGTCGAACCACAACATCAACAATGACGACGAGGAATGGAAAATGCGCACACCATCCAAGCGTCAGATAGTCCCAAATAACCATTACAATAACGCAACTAAGAATAACCGCAAACCAGTTGGGCTAGCTTCAACGATTTCGGCATCATCATCGGAGCAGCTGCACGAGAATGAGCCAAACCTGAGTgaatcaaagcagcagcagttggaacGCCATAAGGATTTGTTAAAGAAGAGCATACTTCGTAAACGGTCACTGCTTGAGCGTAATTTACAAAGCGAGATACGCGATGAGGTTGACGCAAAGGTGCGTCGGCATGTGCGCGCCATGAGCACCACAACGCCGGAGAAGCAACCTGAAAATGAATGCACGCCCTTGTTTGTCGATCGTCTCAAAGAACGCAATTCGGAACAAAAGCG cagcagtgtcAGACCAACGATTAGACATAGCTTGGCTGCCGAGTCTAATACACTGCACAACAGACACAGCGCGGGACGCCCCAAAAAGCTTTCcagaaagaaagagaaattATATTGCATATGCCGTAAACCCTATGACGATACCAA gtTTTATGTTGGCTGCGATTTGTGCAGCAATTGGTTTCATGGCGATTGCGTCAACATTACCGAAGAGGCTTCCAAAAAGCTAACAGAGTTCATCTGCATCGATTGCCAGAAGGCGCGTGAAACACAACAGCTTTATTGCAGTTGTCGGCAGCCGTATGACGAGTCTCAATTCTATATTTGCTGCGATAAGTGCCAGGACTGGTTCCATGGCCGTTGCGTTGGCATTGTACAGAGCGAGGCCGAATACATCGATGAATACGTCTGTCCGGAGTGTCAGCGCAATTCGGATGCAAGCGCTGCAAATATGAAAAGTCTTACGCAAACAGAAATTGTTGAGCTTAAGACCTTGATTAAACAAATACAG TCTCATAAGAGTGCCTGGCCATTTATGGAACCGGTTGATCCGGAGGAGGCACCAGACTACTACAAAGTGATTAAAGAGCCCATGG ATCTCAAGAAAATGGAAAGCAAACTCGAATCGAGTAACTATACCAGGTTGGCCGAATTCATTGGCGACATGACAAAAATCTTCGATAACTGCCGCTATTATAATCCTAAGGAGTCATCATTTTATAAGTGCGCGGAAGCGCTTGAATCGTTCTTTGTACAAAAGATTAAGAGTTTTCGAGAGAGTGTTGTTGGTCAAGGCAATTGA